The Vicinamibacterales bacterium DNA window AGACTTCGCCAACCTGCACCCCGGCGGCAAGCTCGGCAAGAAGCTGATGCGCGTCGAGCAGCTGATGCACAGCGGTGACGCCCTGCCGGTGGTGCAGCTCCACACCGCGATGCGGGACGTGATCTACGAGATGTCGCGCAAGGGCCTGGGCATGACGTCGGTGGTCGAGAAAGACGGCACCCTCGCCGGCATCATCACCGACGGCGACCTGCGGCGGAAGATGTCGTCGGCGAACGTCCTCGAGCTCACCGCGCGCGACGTGATGAGCGTCAACCCCGTCACCATTCCGCACGACACCATGGCCGTCGAGGCCCTCGCCATGCTCGAACAGCGCAAGATCACCTCCATCGTCGTCATTGACGCCAACCGCCGCGTCGAAGGGGTCGTGCACCTGCACGACCTCTGGCGCACGGAAATGGTTTAATGGCGGCCATCTTCGTGTCCCCTCAACCCCGCTCCGCTGTCGCGGGGCCATCATCAGGACGAGAGTAGGCACTTGGGCCTCGGCGACTCACTCCCCTTACTCGTCGCGCTCGTCGCCCTGCTGGTCGGCCTGGCCGTCGGCAAGGGGTGGGAACGCTACAAGCTGCGCGACGGCCGCTGGATCGATCGCCGCCGCGCGCGCGATTCGCACCACTACGTGCTGGGCCTCAACTTCCTCGTCTCGAACCAGATCGACCTGGCCATTGAGGAACTGAGCCAGGCTACCCGCGTTGACAGCGACGCCCTCGAAATCCACCTGATTCTAGGCAACGTGCACCGCGAGCGCGGGCAGGTGGCGCGCGCCATCCAGATCCACCAGGCGCTGCTCCAGCGGCCCAAGCTGACCAAGGTGGAGCACGCCTACATCCTGTTGTGCCTGGGCCTCGACTTTAAGCGCGGCGGCTTCGTCGATCGCGCGCTCGAGGCCTTCAACGAAGTGGTCCGGATGGACCCCAACAACCAGTACGCCCTGCTCTACCTGCAGAAGCTCCACGAGGAGCAGCACCAGTGGGCGGATGCACACCGCATCCGCAAGCAACTGGTCGCCCTCAGCGGGCCCGACACGCAGCCGCGTAACCAGGCCATTCTCGCCTTCCTCGAGAACGCGCTCGGCAGCGAGGCGCTGGGCGTCGGCGATCGCGGCCGCGCCGCGCGGCACTTCGAGGAAGCCATCGAGCTGGACGCCGGCACGGTGCCAGCCTTCCTGAACCTGGGCGACGTGCGGCTGATGCAGGGCGACCTGGCGGGCGCGGAGACCGCCTGGGACGGGCTGATGACGCGCTCGCCGGAGCGGGCCTACCTCGCGTTCGGCCGCCTCGAGAAGCTCTACGAACAACTCGGCCAGCCGCGCAAGTTCGAGGAGCGGTGCCTGCGCCTGATTACCGCCAATCCGCAGGACTGGCGCGCCCGCCTCGCGCTCGGCGGCCACCTCGCCAAGCGCGGCCGCGACGCCGAGGCGTTCGAGTACCTGATTGCCGCGCTCGAGCACAATCCGCATGGCCTTACCGTGCACCAGGCGGTGTGGGGCGTGCTGCTCAAGCTGGATCTCAGCCGCACGCTCGTGCAGCGCTACATCGAGTCGGCGCGCTCGTCGGTGTTCTTCCTCGACCCGCACGTGTGCGTGAAGTGCCATTACCGCAGCACCGAGCTGTTGTGGCAATGCCCGCATTGCCACGAGTGGAATTCATTTGTCGAGGAACGCATCGCGCCGGCGCAGGAAGCCACCGTCGAGATGTGATTTGCCGGTGGCAGTTGTGTGGCAGTTGTAAATTACATTTGCCACATTCATCGCGCCGTCGTCCGCTTTCGGTTACACGATCGACCGCACCAGGAGACAGCGTCACGAGCGAACGTAACGACCTCCCACCTTGACGGTCCGTGGCAGGGCTCTTGCTACGCCGTCAGCGTGATGAAGCTGCGCGTTCTCCTTCCTGCTCTGCTCGGATCCGCGCTCTCGATTGCCGGCTGCGACAACACCAACTCGCCCACGTCGGCGACCACCACCGACACGACGACCACCACCACCATCGCGTCGCCGACGTTCACGGAGGAGTTCATCGGCACCGTCCCGGTGTCTGGCTCGGCGTTCTACTCCTTCTCCGTGACCACCTACGGCACGGTCACCGCCACGCTGACCAGCGTCAGCGGGACGTATGTCCCATCCTCCGTCACGCTGGGACTCGGACTGGGCGTCCCCAGCGGCGAGACCTGTGCGGTCACCAGCAGCATCAACACCACCAAAGGGTCGTCCGCCCAACTCTCGGCCACCTACCAGCCAGGCGTGTACTGCGTGATGGTGTCAGACGTCGGCAACCTGTTCTCGGCAGCCACAGTCGCCGTCACGATTGCATACCCATGACGCGGCCTGCTCTCGTTCTCCTGTGCGCTGCGCTCTTC harbors:
- a CDS encoding tetratricopeptide repeat protein, yielding MGLGDSLPLLVALVALLVGLAVGKGWERYKLRDGRWIDRRRARDSHHYVLGLNFLVSNQIDLAIEELSQATRVDSDALEIHLILGNVHRERGQVARAIQIHQALLQRPKLTKVEHAYILLCLGLDFKRGGFVDRALEAFNEVVRMDPNNQYALLYLQKLHEEQHQWADAHRIRKQLVALSGPDTQPRNQAILAFLENALGSEALGVGDRGRAARHFEEAIELDAGTVPAFLNLGDVRLMQGDLAGAETAWDGLMTRSPERAYLAFGRLEKLYEQLGQPRKFEERCLRLITANPQDWRARLALGGHLAKRGRDAEAFEYLIAALEHNPHGLTVHQAVWGVLLKLDLSRTLVQRYIESARSSVFFLDPHVCVKCHYRSTELLWQCPHCHEWNSFVEERIAPAQEATVEM